CCAGTGTCGCGTTCAGCCGGGCGACTTCGACCGGGTTGCCATGTGCATCCGTGATCGACAGGAAAACCCGGCCGTCCTGGGCCTCGGCCCGCACGGACCAGCCCAGCGCCGTCTGCGCGTCGCGCCGGTCGTCGAACTGCTGGCTGGCGACGTAGGAGTTCTTGACCTCCAGCCCGGGGAAGGTCCGCACCGCGCTGACCGCCAGCACGATGTTGACGGTGATGATCACGGCAAAGGCGCCCCCGAACAGAAGCAGCGCGTGACGCCCGGTGAATTCACGTTGTGCCATCTCAGCTGCCCTTTCCGCTGAACACGGTGTCCTTGTGGGCGCGGTCGCTATTGGTCAGGTCCTCGATCCAGAACCGGAAATCGGTCAGTCCGCCGCTGGCCGGGGCCGAGCCCTGCGGGGCGACGACATAGACCCGCTGCAGATGCGCGGCGTTGGCCGGCACGGTGACCGAATCGTATGGCGTGCCTTCGAGCTGGATCCGCAGGGTCGGATCGCCCTTTACCGACAGCCGGAACAGGCGGTCCTCGCCATGTTTGTTGCGCAGCCGCACGTCATAGGTGTTGCGGATCGAGCCGTCCGACAGGGTGACGAAGGTCGGATTGCGCACCGGGGCCACGGTCATTTCGATATCGGCCCGGATGAACAGCGCGAACAGCAGCGCAACGCCCACCAGCGACCACAGCGCGGTATAGAGGATCGTGCGCGGGCGCAGGATGTGTTTCCAGACGTTGCGCGGCTCCGCGCCGGCGCGTTCGCGCACCTCGTCCGACTGCGCCATGTAGTCGATCAGCCCGCGCGGCTTGCCGATGCGTTCCATCACATCGTCGCAGGCGTCGATGCACAGCGCGCAGGTGATGCATTCCATCTGCTGCCCGTCGCGGATGTCGATCCCCATCGGGCAGACATTGACGCAGGCCATGCAGTCGATGCAATCGCCCTGTTCGGCCCCCGCCTTGACCTCGGCGCTGTGCTTGCGCGGCTCGCCGCGC
This is a stretch of genomic DNA from Pukyongiella litopenaei. It encodes these proteins:
- a CDS encoding FixH family protein, with the protein product MAQREFTGRHALLLFGGAFAVIITVNIVLAVSAVRTFPGLEVKNSYVASQQFDDRRDAQTALGWSVRAEAQDGRVFLSITDAHGNPVEVARLNATLGRATHVRDDIRPDFVFDGTEYSAPATLGAGNWNLRMEATARDGTEFTQRVVLHVKD